The Montipora capricornis isolate CH-2021 chromosome 6, ASM3666992v2, whole genome shotgun sequence genome has a window encoding:
- the LOC138051345 gene encoding histamine N-methyltransferase-like, whose product MSSFVRTGEYYYKSFDVLKNKTGEFLKNVEIMRDHMPSMIQKLLHSEQDRTSFNILSVGSGTGDMDLEILKIVKEELQRSQDCHQMKIFNRAVEINKYPCDLYKAAIKNLNDQQTHFDLRHQSFEEYAGEFTMGQPKFDVIHFIHSIFYVDIEAVLKHCIENELQDNGRLVFIVERPDLSFSVLEKQRFPDWHGTPDEKNPESFETAEKMIEIAEKYGWKHEDHRHEYFIDVTEIFDPQSTEGNLLLDFITHTENFRSTADKKLLQETLALIEDLSTLKDGKRLGVKGESLIFIYK is encoded by the coding sequence ATGTCGTCGTTTGTTCGTACGGGAGAGTATTATTACAAGAGTTTTGATGTCTTGAAGAACAAAACAGGCGAATTCTTAAAAAATGTCGAGATTATGCGAGATCACATGCCCTCGATGATTCAAAAGTTGCTTCATTCGGAACAAGACCGCACAAGCTTCAATATCTTGAGCGTTGGAAGCGGAACAGGTGACATGGatttggaaattttgaaaatagtCAAAGAAGAGCTGCAAAGAAGCCAAGACTGCCATCAAATGAAGATATTCAACCGAGCTGTCGAGATCAATAAATATCCTTGCGACCTCTACAAGGCTGCCATCAAAAACCTCAATGATCAACAAACACACTTTGATCTTCGACATCAGAGCTTTGAAGAGTATGCAGGAGAATTCACCATGGGACAGCCTAAGTTCGATGTCATTCACTTCATACACAGTATCTTCTACGTAGATATTGAAGCGGTTTTGAAGCACTGCATTGAGAACGAACTACAAGACAACGGGCGTCTGGTTTTCATAGTTGAGAGACCGGACCTTAGTTTCTCCGTCCTAGAGAAGCAACGCTTTCCAGATTGGCATGGAACTCCAGATGAGAAAAATCCTGAAAGCTTTGAAACTGCTGAGAAAATGATCGAGATTGCCGAAAAGTATGGCTGGAAGCACGAAGACCACCGCCATGAATATTTCATCGACGTTACGGAGATCTTTGATCCGCAATCAACCGAAGGCAATCTGCTGCTCGATTTCATTACTCACACTGAAAATTTCCGCAGTACAGCGGATAAAAAACTGCTGCAAGAAACTCTGGCGCTGATTGAAGATCTCTCAACTCTGAAAGATGGGAAGCGTCTTGGAGTAAAGGGGGAGTCACTTATTTTCATCTACAAGTAA